The DNA window GGTACCGGCCCCTTCGAGTGCGGCCAGCACGGCATGCTGATCGAAAAAGCTGCGCGCCACTGGATCGAGCCGCTCCAGCGACTCGGTGCGCAATGCCTCAATCCGATCTCCTGCTATGCCCGCCTTTCGAACGGCCTCCAGCACGTACTGCTCATTATAAGTCCAGCCTGCCACATCATGCAGCGTCTCAAGAAAGCGGGCTACCGCCGCATCGAGTTGCGCCCGCCAGGTGGCTGGTGTCACGCGTTCGATGAGCCAGTCCATAGGGCGCATGGCCCAATCGAAAGCTTCCTGCCATAATGGTCCTCCCGAACGCACCCAGCGCTCGATCTCCTGTCGGGCGGCTTCGTCATAGGTCAGCGGCATGGCACAGACAGTTGGCTACGGCATGCCCTCTACGAAAGAAAAGCCATGGAGTTGCGCTCACCGGATCAGCCCGAGTCCGAGCAATCCTACCAGAAAACAATAATAGGCAAAATATGCCAGCTGTCCCCGGCGCACCACCTGAAGGAGCATTTTAATAGCCACGACCCCTGATATATACGCAGCCAGCGTACCGACCACCAGCGGCAGTATACCGATTACTTCAGGGGTGTGCAGCAGTTCAATCCCTTTCAGTAAGGTAGCACCCAGCACGACCGGCAATAGCATCAAAAAAGAGAAATCAGCTGCTCGCTCGGGTCGTACGTTCTGGTAGATGGCTGCACAGATCGTGGCACCCGAACGTGAAATGCCCGGCAGCATGGCGGCCGACTGCGCAATGCCTACCACAAACGCTTTGACCGGCGACAGATCACCGCTTGGATGACGCCGCAATCGGGTCAGCATCAGCAGCACCCCGGTCACCAGCAACATCCCCGCGGCAAACCGGGGATGCTCAAAGGTCTGCTC is part of the Rhodothermus sp. genome and encodes:
- a CDS encoding undecaprenyl-diphosphate phosphatase, with translation MSWWEALILGSLQGLTEFLPVSSSGHLVLGQYVLGLNPGGVTFEVFVHFGTVLSILTVYWRRVGVIVGEVWTALPRPADWLARYRARDPFRLAVWIVITLIPTGLVYVLLGDWIEQTFEHPRFAAGMLLVTGVLLMLTRLRRHPSGDLSPVKAFVVGIAQSAAMLPGISRSGATICAAIYQNVRPERAADFSFLMLLPVVLGATLLKGIELLHTPEVIGILPLVVGTLAAYISGVVAIKMLLQVVRRGQLAYFAYYCFLVGLLGLGLIR